From Methanosarcinales archaeon, one genomic window encodes:
- a CDS encoding HAD family hydrolase: protein MQKKIAVVFDSAGTLLNMYRAAKDIISGEYLDKIITTTLVGQKANQGLVVFHTDPAKIMNCQSHKRIYDFLQQNNVKTSLSCSSSPMTLEEVDESIKNDRLTTMHDLHNVVVIIRNKCPNVFYLGIGIIINAKSRSIVYTICTGGRLFSHTSITLELLEEMGVDAYIASGDSMRNLSNLAKILNIPIERVYDVATPKKKEWVINHLKEKYDKVVMVGDGLNDILAFRSADKSILSIQQTGKPLKRLSCEADTVITDIIEIIDIVKKILLD, encoded by the coding sequence ATGCAGAAAAAGATTGCAGTCGTCTTTGACAGTGCAGGGACCTTGCTTAATATGTACAGAGCCGCGAAGGATATCATTTCAGGCGAATATTTAGATAAAATCATAACCACCACCCTGGTTGGCCAAAAAGCCAATCAGGGTCTTGTTGTTTTTCATACAGATCCTGCAAAAATAATGAATTGCCAGTCCCATAAAAGGATATATGATTTTTTACAACAGAACAATGTCAAGACATCACTAAGCTGTTCCAGTAGTCCGATGACCCTTGAAGAAGTGGATGAATCAATTAAGAATGATAGGCTGACTACAATGCATGATCTGCATAATGTAGTTGTGATAATCAGGAATAAATGTCCAAATGTATTCTATCTGGGAATTGGAATTATCATAAATGCAAAATCCCGATCAATCGTATATACAATCTGCACAGGAGGCAGGCTTTTTTCGCATACTTCGATTACGTTAGAATTATTAGAAGAGATGGGTGTGGATGCTTACATAGCATCCGGGGATAGTATGCGAAATCTTAGCAATCTTGCTAAAATATTAAATATACCGATTGAACGGGTATATGATGTGGCTACACCTAAAAAGAAAGAATGGGTGATTAACCACTTAAAAGAAAAATATGACAAAGTTGTAATGGTGGGGGACGGCCTGAATGATATACTGGCTTTCAGGTCAGCAGATAAAAGTATTTTATCAATACAGCAAACAGGAAAGCCATTAAAGCGGCTGTCC